Proteins encoded together in one Chthoniobacterales bacterium window:
- a CDS encoding 4-alpha-glucanotransferase, which produces MLHPDHRIAGVLAPVFALRGSQDLGVGDTLALREFATWAAGHGLRVVQILPVNESGADNSPYNIISSMALDPTTIATFPDELPDLRKRDFKSITAEFDLETLRAGSVRYAEVKKLKRALLAAAHTNFREKSDADRVAAFDEFVSEHEEWLAPYAFFRALVTLHDESEVFELWPEEQRTLPGATAWLEAQSDDLRAEVERLVDFHSYVQWIAFSQWTAARDFCAKLGVSLMGDVPVGVSVYSADVWSEPEVFDLTRSCGAPPEGVFASDPFTAKWGQNWGFPLYDWQAMSRDNFAWWRRRLRAMVALFDLIRVDHALGFFRIYSFPWPPQRNAEFLDLTEEQAKALTGGLLPGFMPRDDSTPENCEANCRHGEILYRIFLEEIEAPRLIAEDLGTVPPYVRPVLERLEVPGFKIPQWERPYDGAPNLTPGKDYARLSLATYATHDHPPVHTFWNAWFALTRSPGEWERNRAREEMNALLVFCGEKPMEPRPFDDALLAITMRGLMASNSWLAIPMITDILGTEDRFNVPGAIGDQNWTARLTTVSAELDKNHAPQLEILHQILAQTGRILK; this is translated from the coding sequence GTGCTGCATCCCGACCACCGCATTGCTGGCGTTCTCGCACCCGTTTTTGCCCTTCGTGGCTCCCAGGATCTCGGGGTCGGCGACACTCTGGCCCTCCGCGAGTTTGCCACATGGGCCGCCGGCCACGGATTGCGGGTCGTGCAGATCCTCCCGGTGAACGAATCCGGCGCGGACAACAGCCCCTACAACATCATCAGCTCGATGGCGCTCGACCCGACGACCATCGCGACTTTTCCCGACGAATTGCCCGATCTGCGGAAGCGCGATTTCAAGAGCATCACCGCCGAGTTCGATCTCGAGACGCTCCGGGCCGGTTCCGTGCGCTACGCCGAGGTGAAGAAACTCAAGCGCGCCCTGCTCGCCGCCGCGCACACGAATTTCCGCGAGAAATCCGACGCCGACCGCGTCGCCGCCTTCGACGAATTTGTCTCCGAACACGAGGAATGGCTGGCCCCCTACGCGTTCTTCCGCGCGCTCGTCACCTTGCACGACGAGTCCGAGGTCTTCGAGCTCTGGCCCGAGGAACAGCGCACCCTGCCCGGCGCAACAGCCTGGCTGGAGGCGCAATCCGACGATCTCCGCGCCGAGGTCGAGCGCCTCGTCGACTTCCACAGCTACGTGCAATGGATCGCCTTCTCGCAGTGGACCGCCGCGCGGGATTTTTGCGCGAAACTCGGCGTCTCGCTCATGGGCGACGTGCCGGTCGGCGTGAGCGTTTACAGTGCGGACGTCTGGAGCGAGCCGGAAGTCTTCGACCTCACCCGCTCGTGCGGCGCGCCGCCGGAGGGCGTCTTCGCCAGCGATCCCTTCACCGCGAAATGGGGCCAGAACTGGGGCTTCCCGCTTTACGACTGGCAGGCCATGTCGCGGGATAACTTCGCGTGGTGGCGCCGTCGCCTGCGCGCAATGGTCGCGCTGTTCGACCTCATTCGCGTCGATCACGCGCTCGGATTTTTCCGCATCTACAGCTTTCCCTGGCCGCCGCAACGCAACGCCGAATTCCTCGATCTCACCGAGGAGCAGGCGAAGGCCCTCACCGGGGGCCTTCTGCCCGGGTTCATGCCGCGCGACGACTCCACGCCGGAAAACTGCGAGGCGAACTGCCGCCACGGCGAGATTCTCTACCGCATTTTCCTCGAGGAAATCGAAGCCCCGAGACTCATCGCGGAGGATCTCGGCACCGTGCCGCCCTACGTCCGTCCCGTTCTCGAGCGCCTCGAGGTCCCCGGATTCAAGATTCCCCAGTGGGAGCGCCCCTACGATGGCGCACCGAACCTGACTCCGGGAAAGGATTACGCCCGCCTCTCGCTCGCGACCTACGCCACCCACGATCACCCGCCCGTCCACACCTTTTGGAATGCCTGGTTCGCCCTCACCCGGTCGCCGGGGGAATGGGAACGCAACCGCGCCCGGGAGGAAATGAACGCCCTGCTCGTCTTCTGCGGCGAGAAGCCGATGGAGCCCCGGCCCTTCGACGACGCGCTGCTCGCCATCACGATGCGCGGCCTCATGGCCTCGAACTCCTGGCTCGCGATCCCCATGATCACCGACATTCTGGGCACCGAAGACCGCTTC
- a CDS encoding phospholipase D-like domain-containing protein translates to MSKHRHLIVQPDDGTAPVIAFITRARESLLIKQFTFTEPEIQQAVIDRHKAGVAVRVMLNAQRSSGTRANDETFELLKAAGVPVQWSSPHFVVTHEKSIVVDEKVALIATFNLCEKYFTLTRDYGVIVDLPSKVAQVVEGFNADWEHRKWLPDEDTGLLWSNNNSRLLMSEFIDRAEKTLEIQHPKFVDATVTERIAAAAQRGVHVRVLCGGKHGISEWDILDTFSSLRLLHYMGVKVHKQKNLRLHAKLIIVDGEHALVGSMNIDRSAFDLRRELGTTIADIEIIEQLSTVFEDDWDHSHRYETPDPLQALHHHEDDFPHDPDLHHE, encoded by the coding sequence ATGTCGAAACATCGCCACCTGATCGTTCAGCCGGACGACGGCACCGCCCCGGTCATTGCCTTTATCACCCGAGCTCGCGAGTCGTTGCTCATCAAGCAGTTCACGTTCACCGAGCCGGAGATTCAGCAGGCGGTGATCGATCGCCACAAGGCCGGCGTGGCCGTGCGCGTGATGTTGAATGCGCAGCGCTCGTCGGGCACCCGCGCCAACGACGAGACGTTCGAGCTGCTCAAGGCGGCCGGCGTGCCCGTGCAGTGGAGCAGTCCGCATTTTGTCGTCACGCACGAGAAGTCGATCGTCGTGGACGAGAAGGTGGCGCTCATTGCGACCTTCAACCTCTGCGAGAAATATTTCACTCTCACGCGCGATTACGGCGTGATCGTCGACCTGCCGTCGAAGGTCGCGCAGGTCGTCGAGGGCTTCAATGCCGACTGGGAGCATCGCAAATGGCTGCCGGACGAGGATACCGGCCTGCTGTGGAGCAATAACAACTCGCGGCTGCTCATGTCGGAGTTCATCGATCGCGCGGAGAAGACGCTCGAGATCCAGCACCCGAAATTTGTCGACGCGACCGTCACCGAGCGCATCGCCGCGGCGGCCCAGCGCGGCGTGCACGTGCGCGTGCTCTGCGGCGGCAAGCACGGCATCAGCGAATGGGACATTCTCGACACGTTTTCCTCGCTGCGCCTGCTCCATTACATGGGCGTGAAGGTGCACAAGCAGAAGAACCTCCGGCTCCACGCAAAGCTCATCATCGTCGATGGCGAGCATGCGCTGGTCGGGTCGATGAACATCGATCGCAGCGCTTTCGACCTGCGGCGCGAGCTCGGAACGACAATCGCGGATATCGAGATCATCGAGCAACTTTCGACCGTCTTCGAGGACGACTGGGACCACTCGCACCGCTACGAGACGCCGGATCCGCTGCAGGCGCTGCATCATCACGAGGACGACTTCCCGCACGATCCCGACCTGCACCATGAGTGA
- a CDS encoding chromate transporter: protein MSEEASAPDAIKPPGLLELALTFNKIAIASFGGGLSAWSREVVVVERKWMTEEEFLSALTICRILPGANQVNLAVFVGVKFHGILGAIAATIGLTFVPVLIVLGMGWFYFTYSKVPAMKSILHGMTAAAVAMTLSMAFKTGRKCLGSPVAIGLFLAIFVLSAILRFPLWASLAICGPIALWWGWPRARAKEAA, encoded by the coding sequence ATGAGTGAGGAGGCGTCTGCGCCCGATGCCATCAAGCCACCGGGGCTGCTCGAGCTGGCGCTGACGTTCAACAAGATCGCGATCGCGAGCTTCGGCGGCGGGCTTTCGGCCTGGTCGCGCGAGGTGGTGGTGGTCGAGCGGAAATGGATGACGGAGGAGGAATTCCTCAGCGCGCTCACGATCTGCCGGATCCTGCCCGGGGCGAATCAGGTGAATCTCGCCGTCTTCGTGGGGGTGAAATTTCACGGCATCCTCGGCGCGATCGCGGCCACGATCGGGCTGACCTTCGTGCCGGTGCTCATCGTGCTCGGGATGGGCTGGTTTTACTTCACCTACAGCAAGGTGCCGGCGATGAAATCCATTCTGCACGGCATGACCGCGGCTGCGGTGGCGATGACGCTGTCGATGGCCTTCAAGACGGGTAGGAAATGCCTGGGGTCGCCGGTGGCCATCGGGCTCTTCCTCGCGATTTTTGTGCTGAGCGCGATCCTGCGATTTCCGCTCTGGGCTTCGCTGGCGATCTGCGGC